The following proteins come from a genomic window of Leptospira bandrabouensis:
- the ompL47 gene encoding multi-beta-barrel domain surface protein OmpL47: MQAHKYLLAILTITFAGQITAQVAAPKATTSTKDQAIKQTETTSTQAKDGVDKVETTVKDILGDKKESGASTSDASALFITSKTSFSLDAKDESSTIDFIEWKPKNGEYRKYTQPIRLAEEGLTEIYYRSVDKVGNAETPKILVVHVDNTAPRVNLVPQEQFFVLDGVPFASKNNTYTLVAEDQQTGVEKVQFSINQEAAKVYADPIKLENGGANVVKYSATDKSGNSSPESSLIINVDDVKPTVEIVPSFPLVDINGKNFQRKGNVFYVNATDKESGIKKVLVKIDEEEYKPYVEAIVIETQGDHVIKAMAVDNVGNQSDVVEVKLTVDLTPPTSTIQKSAEETKVEAPQATTPAK; this comes from the coding sequence ATGCAGGCGCACAAATACCTTTTGGCCATACTGACAATTACTTTCGCAGGCCAAATCACAGCACAAGTTGCTGCACCAAAAGCCACTACTTCCACAAAAGACCAGGCAATCAAACAAACAGAAACCACCTCTACTCAAGCCAAAGATGGTGTTGATAAAGTTGAGACAACTGTAAAAGACATCTTGGGTGACAAAAAAGAATCAGGAGCTTCTACTTCTGATGCGTCTGCTCTTTTTATTACAAGTAAAACTTCTTTTTCATTAGATGCAAAAGACGAATCTTCCACAATCGATTTTATCGAGTGGAAACCAAAAAACGGTGAATACAGAAAATACACTCAACCGATTCGTCTTGCTGAAGAAGGTCTTACTGAAATCTACTATCGTTCCGTAGATAAAGTAGGAAACGCGGAAACTCCAAAAATCCTTGTGGTTCATGTAGATAATACTGCACCAAGAGTAAATTTGGTTCCTCAAGAACAATTTTTTGTTTTAGATGGAGTTCCTTTCGCATCGAAAAACAATACTTATACTTTAGTTGCAGAAGACCAACAAACAGGTGTTGAAAAAGTACAATTCAGCATCAACCAAGAAGCTGCAAAAGTTTATGCTGATCCAATCAAGTTAGAGAATGGTGGAGCAAACGTAGTTAAGTATTCCGCTACTGATAAATCTGGAAATTCTTCTCCTGAATCTTCACTTATCATCAATGTAGATGATGTAAAACCAACTGTTGAAATCGTTCCTTCTTTTCCACTTGTTGATATCAATGGAAAAAACTTTCAAAGAAAAGGAAACGTTTTCTATGTAAATGCTACTGATAAAGAATCAGGCATTAAAAAAGTTTTAGTAAAAATTGACGAAGAAGAATACAAACCTTATGTAGAAGCAATCGTTATTGAAACACAAGGTGATCACGTCATTAAAGCAATGGCAGTTGATAATGTTGGTAACCAATCCGATGTAGTAGAAGTAAAACTCACTGTAGATTTAACTCCTCCTACTTCTACCATCCAAAAGTCAGCTGAAGAAACAAAAGTAGAAGCTCCTCAAGCAACAACTCCTGCTAAGTAA
- a CDS encoding STAS domain-containing protein: MDVQVKDDIRIIKFSGAILKVDSDEIEKELSKLTQSSVKKIILDLTKVHHICSTALGIFVATKRKLKPMNGDIKVIVVDEDLIQLFEITMLDKVFEIFPDLSSAMEGFQLDEEDSH, encoded by the coding sequence ATGGATGTTCAAGTCAAGGATGACATAAGGATTATTAAATTTTCTGGGGCCATCCTCAAGGTTGATTCAGATGAAATTGAAAAAGAACTTTCTAAACTCACACAAAGTTCTGTTAAAAAAATCATTTTGGATCTCACAAAGGTTCATCATATTTGTTCCACTGCACTTGGAATTTTTGTTGCCACCAAACGTAAGTTAAAGCCTATGAATGGCGATATCAAGGTGATTGTTGTTGATGAAGATTTGATTCAGCTTTTTGAAATCACAATGCTCGACAAAGTATTTGAAATTTTCCCTGATTTATCTTCCGCTATGGAAGGCTTTCAACTGGACGAGGAAGACTCCCACTGA
- a CDS encoding LIC_11485 family protein: MDIKNINIPKVNVDTQKMMGAVDGLVDKIPPQIQDLLKKIAISLFAFFLIMAIYVGWTNGWESAKPQGLQLAQDTRSLFLTEIERDYNRKRKDVRMSDPEDLKYESNRRMQFDFISERESNGYTHDTIPEEQDFLGKEYDFRNRKAEDTSVPPIYTPSGDGLIPAPIDIQPASPKEDTKSGSDSDSDSELRMQRMLDRVSDLEKKVKAKNEEKNLETLKLPKPPESNEGFGKPRSLERIPKNLR, encoded by the coding sequence GTGGATATCAAAAATATAAATATACCCAAAGTCAATGTAGACACCCAAAAGATGATGGGTGCCGTCGATGGGCTCGTGGACAAAATCCCTCCCCAAATTCAAGACCTACTCAAAAAAATTGCCATCTCGCTTTTTGCATTTTTTCTTATCATGGCAATTTATGTGGGTTGGACCAATGGTTGGGAAAGTGCAAAACCGCAAGGATTGCAACTGGCTCAGGATACGAGAAGTTTATTTTTAACAGAGATAGAAAGAGACTACAATCGGAAAAGAAAAGATGTCCGTATGTCCGATCCCGAAGATTTAAAATACGAATCCAATCGTAGGATGCAATTTGATTTTATCAGTGAAAGAGAATCTAATGGATACACTCATGACACAATCCCTGAGGAACAAGATTTTTTAGGAAAAGAATACGACTTTAGAAATAGAAAAGCAGAAGATACTTCGGTTCCTCCCATCTACACTCCGTCAGGTGATGGTTTGATTCCAGCACCAATTGATATCCAACCGGCATCTCCCAAAGAAGATACAAAATCGGGTTCTGATTCCGATTCCGACTCAGAACTTCGGATGCAAAGGATGTTAGACCGCGTTTCCGATTTGGAAAAAAAAGTGAAGGCAAAAAACGAAGAAAAAAACCTGGAAACTTTGAAATTACCCAAACCTCCTGAATCAAATGAAGGATTTGGGAAACCTAGAAGTTTAGAACGAATTCCAAAAAATTTACGATGA
- the rdgB gene encoding RdgB/HAM1 family non-canonical purine NTP pyrophosphatase codes for MTKKTLAFASGSLHKWKEMQMLLSPYGYDVVLPKDLGINFAPEETESTFTGNSFIKSKELYRLTGLPSFADDSGISVPALGGEPGVYSARFGGPGLTDKERALFLLQKLGENPNRVAYYSCVVSYVDGINEVSFEGRVEGVIANDYDEEGPFGFGYDPIFIYPPFGKRFSQVPESEKNTVSHRKKAMEHFLDWLSHLK; via the coding sequence CTGACAAAAAAAACTTTAGCATTTGCTTCCGGCAGTTTACACAAATGGAAGGAAATGCAAATGCTGCTTTCCCCTTACGGTTATGATGTTGTACTCCCTAAAGATTTAGGAATCAACTTCGCACCAGAAGAAACGGAAAGCACATTCACTGGCAATTCATTTATAAAATCAAAAGAACTCTATCGGCTCACGGGACTTCCTTCCTTTGCCGACGACTCCGGAATATCTGTCCCTGCACTTGGGGGAGAACCAGGGGTGTATTCGGCAAGATTCGGAGGTCCAGGTCTTACCGACAAAGAACGGGCTCTCTTCCTATTGCAAAAGTTAGGTGAAAATCCTAATCGGGTTGCTTATTATAGTTGTGTGGTAAGTTATGTGGATGGGATCAATGAAGTTTCCTTTGAAGGCCGAGTGGAAGGTGTCATTGCCAATGATTATGATGAGGAAGGTCCATTTGGATTTGGGTATGATCCAATATTTATTTATCCTCCCTTCGGAAAGAGGTTTTCACAGGTTCCAGAATCAGAAAAAAATACAGTCTCTCACAGAAAAAAAGCAATGGAACATTTTCTGGATTGGCTTTCTCATCTAAAGTAA
- a CDS encoding OmpA family protein produces the protein MARILIIILLFFGNGLISSQSVKNGIQVLEGDLLNTGHLLRTDKQVFRISGGVLQEELAYLAGKKIRMLCDVQAETCNPIRYEMEPFESGKTPDWTLKKIPRYVTGGLFSFNPQCTPDGKILFWTALVREGGRSTQKIWAAKRDQYGFWMQGEQLPTPLNNKFPSAVISALPGGNELFVFGNFGEEEMLDNLKREMMYKSQIATREAQNPKEFHLVLTKLESEYKERTEKIQNRAPLYKTRKTESGWSMPTPINFPSFYNWYKKADNPNQQVFGGSALASSGRTLIYSAQQKKNYGKLDLYVSLQNDSGVFEEGINLGNTLNTVEEEMAPFLAPDDKTLYFSSSGRKEGISIFITRRLNDSWTAWSEPQELSSNLRGVNFFSIPAVGNWAYVSREGELYMAAIPNHFQPDPVVVIKGKVVDEEGKPLSAFVQYESLTRKKSIGSTVSDPNTGEFSIILPYEENYGFYGEKEGYLPVSQNLNLVGKEKEDKEKTVLLVLPKLKKGNQIVMNNLFFAFRSAELTKESEPELDRLAGILRKSANLKILIEGHTDNVGTKSANQKLSLERANSVANYLKSKHKIEETRIAVVGFGPSAPIADNQTEEGRGTNRRVVFKISEE, from the coding sequence ATGGCACGGATTCTTATCATCATTCTCCTCTTTTTCGGGAACGGGCTCATTAGCTCACAAAGTGTAAAAAATGGAATCCAGGTTTTGGAGGGGGATCTTTTAAATACCGGCCATCTCCTCCGCACGGACAAACAGGTTTTTCGGATTAGTGGTGGTGTCTTACAAGAGGAATTAGCATATTTAGCCGGGAAAAAGATACGGATGTTATGCGATGTGCAAGCAGAAACTTGTAATCCTATTCGTTATGAGATGGAACCCTTCGAATCTGGCAAAACACCAGACTGGACCTTAAAAAAAATCCCTCGCTATGTGACAGGGGGACTTTTTTCTTTTAATCCTCAGTGTACACCTGATGGAAAGATTTTATTTTGGACCGCCCTTGTTCGCGAAGGGGGTAGATCCACCCAAAAAATTTGGGCCGCCAAACGAGACCAATACGGGTTTTGGATGCAAGGAGAACAACTTCCCACGCCACTGAACAATAAATTTCCTTCTGCTGTCATTTCAGCTCTCCCCGGTGGGAATGAACTTTTTGTTTTTGGGAATTTTGGGGAAGAAGAAATGCTCGACAACTTAAAACGGGAGATGATGTATAAATCTCAAATTGCTACAAGAGAAGCACAAAACCCAAAAGAGTTCCATCTTGTTTTGACAAAGTTAGAATCTGAATATAAAGAACGGACAGAAAAAATCCAAAACCGTGCCCCATTATATAAAACTCGTAAAACGGAATCGGGTTGGTCGATGCCCACTCCGATAAACTTCCCTAGCTTTTATAACTGGTATAAAAAGGCAGATAATCCCAACCAACAAGTATTTGGTGGTTCTGCATTGGCATCGAGTGGTCGGACACTTATCTACTCAGCCCAACAAAAGAAAAATTACGGTAAATTAGATTTATATGTAAGTTTACAAAATGATTCGGGTGTATTTGAAGAAGGGATTAATTTAGGAAACACTTTGAACACCGTTGAAGAAGAAATGGCACCTTTCCTTGCTCCCGACGACAAAACATTATATTTCTCTTCTTCTGGAAGAAAAGAAGGAATCTCAATATTTATCACAAGAAGATTGAATGATTCTTGGACTGCTTGGTCAGAACCACAAGAATTGTCTTCTAACCTAAGAGGTGTTAATTTTTTTAGCATCCCTGCCGTAGGAAATTGGGCTTACGTTTCTCGGGAAGGGGAATTGTACATGGCGGCCATTCCTAACCATTTCCAACCTGATCCTGTGGTGGTGATCAAAGGAAAGGTGGTGGATGAAGAGGGGAAACCACTTTCAGCTTTTGTTCAGTATGAATCTTTAACGAGAAAAAAATCAATAGGATCGACTGTGAGTGATCCAAATACAGGTGAGTTTAGCATCATCTTGCCGTATGAGGAGAACTATGGGTTTTATGGAGAGAAGGAAGGTTATCTTCCTGTTTCACAAAACCTTAATTTGGTGGGTAAAGAGAAAGAAGACAAAGAAAAAACGGTCCTTCTTGTCCTTCCCAAGTTAAAAAAAGGAAACCAAATTGTGATGAACAATTTGTTCTTTGCCTTTCGCTCTGCTGAACTTACCAAAGAATCGGAGCCGGAATTAGACAGATTGGCAGGTATTTTACGAAAATCTGCGAATTTGAAAATTCTCATCGAAGGTCATACAGACAACGTGGGAACCAAATCTGCCAACCAAAAGTTGTCCCTGGAAAGAGCAAATTCAGTTGCTAATTATTTAAAGTCTAAACATAAGATAGAAGAAACACGGATTGCTGTGGTGGGATTTGGTCCCTCGGCTCCAATTGCTGACAATCAGACCGAAGAAGGTCGTGGGACGAACCGAAGGGTAGTCTTTAAAATTTCGGAAGAGTAA
- a CDS encoding Lsa36 family surface (lipo)protein, whose protein sequence is MRFLFSFFFFSYAILLVGNPVEAQVLCLGGECSNIPSEYQLLGNFAEPVFDRIYTNGFLRSMGENAVLQNLNSNQSGGSNIERYRLGLGYTISQGREKARDFYYENSELRTLPKKGAAASPSLSFTANLGQWLDGAFAKQWNLTTHFFPYEFNEANIPFVKIRNTDVRGRVFNSGAVLRYFPIDSGFSFGMGVFQTNQDLYLSAYDRRPTQFRIDGDKRRWIGQNDLYYQSRIVSGSLDLKYNYTIGFFSIIPGIGFVYNHGYTAIHASRFAAISTMANPDDFGSVPSAIGIRLSTRHNHRSGFGYGSLGLQISMGKFSFVTELMAGKEIQSINLSLQLQF, encoded by the coding sequence ATGAGATTTTTATTCTCTTTTTTTTTCTTTAGTTATGCGATCCTTTTGGTTGGGAACCCCGTGGAAGCACAGGTTCTCTGTTTGGGAGGGGAATGTTCTAATATTCCGAGTGAATACCAATTATTAGGAAATTTTGCAGAACCCGTATTTGATCGAATCTATACCAATGGATTCCTTCGTTCTATGGGGGAAAATGCCGTATTACAGAATTTAAATTCAAACCAATCGGGAGGATCCAACATCGAACGATACCGATTGGGATTAGGTTATACGATCTCTCAAGGTAGGGAGAAAGCCAGAGATTTTTACTACGAAAATTCTGAACTGAGAACTCTTCCCAAAAAGGGAGCGGCAGCCTCACCTTCACTCAGTTTTACGGCGAACTTAGGGCAATGGTTGGATGGAGCTTTTGCAAAACAGTGGAACCTAACTACCCATTTTTTCCCATATGAGTTTAATGAAGCGAATATACCTTTTGTCAAAATTAGAAACACTGATGTTCGAGGTAGGGTTTTTAATTCTGGGGCCGTCCTGAGATATTTTCCTATTGATTCTGGATTTTCTTTTGGAATGGGAGTTTTTCAAACCAACCAAGATCTTTACCTGAGCGCTTATGATAGAAGGCCAACCCAATTTAGAATTGATGGGGACAAACGTCGTTGGATTGGTCAAAACGATTTGTATTACCAATCGAGAATTGTATCTGGGTCTTTAGATTTAAAATATAACTATACAATCGGTTTTTTCTCAATCATTCCAGGAATTGGATTTGTTTATAATCATGGTTATACTGCTATCCATGCAAGTCGATTTGCTGCTATATCCACTATGGCAAATCCAGATGATTTTGGTTCTGTACCAAGTGCGATTGGCATTCGATTATCAACAAGACACAACCATAGGTCAGGTTTTGGATATGGAAGTTTAGGATTACAAATTAGTATGGGAAAATTTAGTTTTGTGACAGAATTAATGGCAGGGAAAGAAATTCAGTCGATTAATCTTTCCCTGCAACTTCAATTTTAA
- a CDS encoding ATP-binding cassette domain-containing protein — MIQASGITVSFGKKPLFENVSIKFKPECRYGLIGANGSGKSTFMKVLAGILQPTAGSVVVDKDMKVGYLKQDHYEYENETVLGTVLRGNPELWNVMTERDAIYAKEEMTDEDGMRISEIEEVFADMGGYEAESVAGELLEGLGIPTSAHNRPLNFLTGGFKLRVLLAQVLFLKPDVLLLDEPTNHLDIKTIHWLEELLINYEGVVIVISHDRHFINSVATHIADLDYNTIRVFPGNYDDFMIAAEQSREQLMSDSKRAKEKIADLQEFVSRFSANASKSKQATSRQKMIEKIKADMVDVKPSSRVAPYIRFKAKRTLGKDVFEAINISKAYDGKPVIKEFSTSITKGEKVGIVGTNGVGKTTLLKMLLKKIEPDSGQVKWGDSVETSFFPQDHREAMEPDADTLVEWLLRNAPQGTEVQEIRAILGRMLFSGDMANKSTTVLSGGEKSRMIIGKMILAGDNVIALDEPTNHLDLETIEALNYALSLFEGTVILVSHDREFISSLCTRIIEVTPEGIKDFKGNYEEFLEREGNDFYKRLTGGAILAT, encoded by the coding sequence ATGATCCAAGCTAGCGGCATTACAGTCTCCTTCGGGAAAAAACCTCTTTTCGAAAACGTCTCCATAAAATTCAAACCGGAATGCCGTTACGGTCTGATTGGGGCCAACGGGTCCGGAAAATCGACCTTTATGAAGGTTTTAGCGGGTATTTTACAGCCCACTGCTGGTTCTGTGGTGGTGGACAAGGATATGAAGGTCGGATACCTCAAACAGGACCACTACGAATACGAGAATGAGACCGTTCTCGGCACCGTCCTTCGGGGAAATCCAGAACTTTGGAACGTGATGACAGAACGAGATGCCATTTACGCCAAAGAAGAGATGACCGACGAAGACGGAATGCGTATCTCCGAAATTGAAGAAGTTTTTGCTGATATGGGCGGGTATGAGGCCGAATCGGTGGCGGGTGAACTTCTAGAAGGATTAGGAATCCCTACTTCTGCGCACAATCGCCCTTTAAATTTTCTTACCGGTGGATTCAAACTCCGAGTCCTTCTTGCCCAAGTATTATTTTTAAAACCAGACGTCCTTCTACTGGATGAACCTACCAACCACTTAGATATCAAAACCATTCACTGGTTAGAAGAACTTCTAATAAACTACGAGGGAGTGGTCATCGTAATTTCCCACGACCGTCACTTCATTAACTCAGTTGCCACTCATATTGCTGATTTAGATTACAATACCATCCGAGTGTTCCCTGGAAATTATGACGACTTCATGATTGCAGCAGAACAATCTCGTGAACAACTCATGAGTGATAGCAAACGTGCAAAAGAAAAAATTGCCGACTTACAAGAGTTTGTTTCTAGATTTTCTGCCAATGCAAGTAAATCAAAACAAGCTACATCTCGTCAAAAGATGATCGAAAAAATCAAAGCAGATATGGTGGATGTAAAACCTTCTTCTAGGGTAGCACCTTACATTCGTTTCAAAGCAAAACGTACACTTGGAAAAGATGTGTTCGAAGCCATTAATATTTCCAAAGCTTACGATGGGAAACCAGTCATCAAAGAATTTAGTACCTCCATCACCAAAGGGGAAAAAGTGGGGATCGTTGGAACAAACGGAGTTGGTAAAACAACCCTTCTCAAAATGTTATTAAAAAAAATAGAACCAGATTCTGGTCAGGTAAAATGGGGAGATTCCGTAGAAACTTCCTTTTTCCCGCAAGACCACCGTGAGGCGATGGAACCAGATGCGGACACTCTCGTGGAATGGTTGTTACGTAACGCTCCCCAAGGAACGGAAGTACAAGAAATCCGTGCGATCCTCGGTCGTATGCTTTTTTCTGGAGATATGGCAAACAAATCCACAACGGTTCTCTCTGGAGGTGAAAAATCAAGAATGATCATTGGTAAAATGATCCTTGCCGGAGACAATGTCATTGCTCTTGACGAACCAACCAACCACTTAGATTTAGAGACCATTGAAGCCCTTAACTACGCCTTATCCTTGTTTGAAGGAACAGTCATCCTTGTTTCTCATGATAGGGAATTTATTTCCTCGCTTTGTACAAGAATCATCGAAGTGACACCTGAAGGAATCAAAGATTTCAAAGGAAATTACGAAGAATTTTTGGAACGAGAAGGAAACGATTTTTACAAACGACTTACCGGTGGTGCCATTCTCGCTACTTAA
- a CDS encoding flagellar filament outer layer protein FlaA produces the protein MIALRNLRNLTLFLFFSGMVPIWGESGIWREILLENFELSNYNQGNLRTKLEKGTKLPEISLSTNFTAPIPGSKQALVLRIPKDANFPFSLYFPKPIEVNAFIKEITIPIYSSQSNGNLTLIIESQDAEVRQLNLTSLNYRGWKSITVSISKNFDQNDRVFLQKSSIRILGFFYLPYENNDPNQEVLIAIDDITAIVRDKYRPLRNKEILLED, from the coding sequence ATGATTGCACTAAGAAACTTAAGGAATCTCACACTTTTTCTTTTCTTCTCTGGAATGGTTCCGATTTGGGGCGAGAGTGGGATTTGGCGGGAAATACTACTAGAAAACTTTGAATTATCCAATTACAACCAAGGTAACTTGCGTACTAAATTAGAAAAAGGTACAAAACTTCCAGAAATTTCCCTTTCTACCAATTTTACAGCACCTATTCCTGGCTCCAAACAAGCACTTGTCTTACGAATCCCCAAAGATGCCAATTTTCCATTTTCATTATACTTTCCAAAACCAATTGAGGTGAATGCCTTCATCAAAGAAATCACCATTCCCATTTATTCTTCTCAGTCCAATGGGAACCTAACACTAATCATAGAATCACAAGATGCAGAAGTAAGACAACTGAACCTCACTTCACTCAACTATCGCGGTTGGAAATCCATTACGGTTTCTATTTCCAAAAATTTTGATCAAAATGATCGAGTTTTTCTTCAAAAAAGCTCCATCAGAATTCTAGGATTTTTTTATCTTCCCTATGAAAACAATGACCCGAACCAAGAGGTCCTCATTGCCATCGATGATATAACTGCCATTGTGCGAGATAAATATAGGCCTCTTCGTAACAAAGAAATTCTACTCGAAGATTGA
- a CDS encoding apolipoprotein N-acyltransferase, translating to MKLVRFLISREGFISVICYAVTALFSFLSFAPLSLPFFVWLAPFGLFLIEKRNRGEWKKLIYHGFGFSILFYFVSFHWIYHMTTVFGGFDWYLAVPIFIGSAILLNFKFPVYLLLFSFLAKRVGKFFPIIASFSILFAEFFTPQVFPWYFGNVVAENQILAQNAEYVSSYGLSVFLFFVSYYLFSLRKPKTVLRLLTNFLTKHKNFQKQFLLGGLSLVLVLVLFFGNGYYLFQKWSNVKPIAERDVLIVQPNAPLEFRDGRNPAEEIRNLMTRIDLMTERELKENPADLVVLPESGVPFFTTHDSEVTRYSRIYWHQFESLMAIISLRHGTNVFYNELDADLIPTAPPGRISRRDVRMYNSSVIMNPNGERRNSYQKVFLLIFGEYMPFEWMYALSGQTGQFAPGTNLNLIPYYEPRKTASSQSKDLHFEDTMAMGPEGVREYYSKEKVEEKQIGSFLPLICYEVIISEFVRKFEGDPDFIVNVTNDKWYGNSVESYQHHTLGRLRAIEFRKWIVRSTNSGTSVFTDHLGRNIDNDFTPIESTAVIRKKVQVIPGEMTFYRLYGNLLSYLYLGIVGLVFFFYAKRNS from the coding sequence ATGAAACTGGTACGTTTTTTAATTTCACGCGAAGGGTTCATATCCGTTATTTGTTATGCGGTCACCGCATTATTTTCCTTCCTTTCTTTTGCTCCTTTAAGTCTTCCATTTTTTGTTTGGTTGGCACCCTTTGGGCTTTTTCTCATTGAAAAACGAAACCGGGGCGAATGGAAAAAATTGATCTATCATGGTTTCGGTTTTTCCATTCTATTTTATTTTGTTTCCTTCCATTGGATTTACCATATGACCACTGTATTCGGTGGGTTTGATTGGTATTTGGCAGTGCCCATTTTTATTGGTTCTGCGATTTTACTTAATTTTAAATTTCCTGTTTATCTTTTGTTATTTTCCTTTTTAGCAAAACGGGTGGGAAAATTTTTTCCTATCATTGCTTCTTTTTCGATATTATTTGCAGAATTTTTTACACCTCAAGTATTCCCTTGGTATTTTGGAAACGTTGTGGCTGAAAATCAAATTTTAGCACAAAACGCAGAGTATGTGAGCTCATACGGGTTATCTGTATTTTTATTTTTTGTTTCTTATTATTTGTTTTCACTTAGAAAACCAAAAACTGTTTTACGATTACTTACAAATTTTCTCACTAAACATAAAAATTTTCAAAAACAGTTTTTGTTAGGTGGTTTAAGTTTAGTTTTGGTTCTTGTTTTGTTTTTTGGAAATGGGTATTACTTATTTCAAAAATGGTCAAATGTAAAACCCATTGCGGAAAGGGATGTATTAATTGTACAACCCAATGCGCCTTTAGAATTTCGGGATGGTCGTAATCCTGCAGAAGAAATTCGTAATTTAATGACGCGAATCGATTTAATGACAGAGCGGGAATTAAAAGAAAATCCTGCAGATCTCGTCGTATTACCCGAGTCAGGTGTTCCATTTTTTACAACTCACGATTCAGAAGTGACGAGGTATAGTCGCATTTATTGGCACCAATTCGAATCTTTAATGGCTATTATTAGTTTGCGTCATGGAACCAATGTTTTTTATAATGAGTTAGATGCAGATTTAATACCTACAGCGCCACCCGGCCGTATTTCCAGACGAGATGTTCGTATGTATAATTCTTCGGTGATAATGAATCCGAATGGAGAAAGAAGAAATAGTTACCAAAAAGTTTTTTTACTGATCTTCGGCGAATACATGCCTTTTGAATGGATGTATGCATTGTCTGGACAAACTGGACAGTTCGCACCAGGAACCAATCTAAATTTAATTCCTTATTATGAACCAAGAAAGACTGCATCTTCACAATCAAAAGACCTGCACTTCGAAGATACGATGGCAATGGGACCAGAAGGGGTTCGAGAATACTATTCCAAAGAAAAAGTGGAAGAAAAACAAATCGGTAGTTTTTTACCTCTGATTTGTTATGAAGTGATCATCTCTGAGTTCGTAAGAAAGTTTGAGGGAGATCCTGATTTTATTGTCAATGTCACAAACGACAAGTGGTATGGAAATTCGGTTGAGTCTTACCAACACCATACCTTAGGTAGACTGAGAGCCATTGAATTTCGCAAATGGATTGTTAGGTCCACAAATTCTGGAACTTCAGTATTTACCGACCATCTTGGCCGCAACATTGACAATGATTTTACCCCGATTGAATCTACTGCTGTGATTCGTAAAAAAGTGCAAGTGATTCCTGGGGAAATGACTTTTTACAGGTTATACGGTAACTTACTTTCCTATTTATATTTGGGAATCGTAGGATTAGTGTTTTTCTTTTATGCGAAAAGGAATTCTTAA
- a CDS encoding ComF family protein, producing MAVETPFYMRGVHFLSFIFPKSCVSCGRIDFFSELLAVCKFCTKQNYLPQKQYLKTNRLKHPSDRFVFYDQVLFLQKRGNFEKCLFQSLKFENERFLANYFCLGHRFLWNFLKNDPPDRISLVPSSRKDGPRSYHSSYVLFTKWMQFWKIREDTSLRKVSVDKQSSQGYEKRFFHAKKAFEFIKSDRIIEGLHILIVDDIFTTGATVNEIARLYKMAGAKKVTCVVLLLSGGD from the coding sequence TTGGCGGTAGAAACCCCTTTCTATATGAGAGGGGTTCACTTTTTATCCTTTATTTTCCCAAAATCCTGTGTCAGTTGCGGGAGGATTGATTTCTTCTCTGAACTGTTAGCAGTTTGTAAGTTTTGTACGAAACAAAACTACCTTCCACAAAAACAATATTTAAAAACTAACCGGTTGAAACATCCTTCGGATCGATTTGTTTTTTACGATCAGGTCCTCTTTTTACAAAAGAGGGGAAACTTTGAAAAATGTCTTTTCCAGTCTCTAAAGTTTGAAAATGAACGTTTCCTTGCAAATTACTTTTGTTTAGGCCATAGGTTCCTTTGGAACTTTCTAAAAAACGATCCTCCCGATCGAATCTCCTTAGTTCCTTCCTCAAGGAAAGATGGTCCAAGGTCTTACCATTCTTCCTATGTTCTTTTTACAAAATGGATGCAGTTTTGGAAAATCAGGGAAGATACTAGTCTGCGTAAGGTTTCAGTGGACAAACAGTCATCCCAAGGTTACGAAAAGCGATTTTTTCATGCAAAAAAGGCATTCGAATTCATAAAAAGTGATAGAATCATTGAGGGACTTCATATTCTCATTGTAGATGATATATTTACGACAGGTGCCACTGTAAATGAAATTGCTAGGCTGTACAAAATGGCAGGAGCAAAAAAGGTGACTTGCGTAGTTTTACTGTTAAGTGGAGGTGATTGA